The DNA region AGACTGACTGGTCACTTTTACTGTAAAGACTGGGAGTTATCAAGATAAAGTAATGCATAAAAATAAGTTCCATCGTGGGCCGAACAGGTCTTTTCGTCAGTCTTCTTTTCAAAACAGGCGCAGCCAGCCGGGGCGTTTTCGACCTAAGAGCTACAAGTTTGGCCAGTATATAGACCCAGTAAAATTTGTAAATAAAGCTGATTATATAGAAGCCGAAACAAGAAATTCCAAGCCAGAAAACCTTTTTGGAGATTTTAAAATAGAAGACAAACTAAAGAATGTCATAAAAAATAAAGGATATTTAACCCCCACACCCATTCAAGATAAAACCATTCCGCATATTCTGAATGGAAATGATATTGTCGGAATAGCAAATACCGGTACTGGAAAAACTGCCGCTTTTCTTATTCCTTTAATAAACAAAGTCCTACTAAACAAAAATGAGAAAGTTCTTATTGTGGTTCCGACTCGAGAACTCGGGATACAAATAAATCAGGAATTAAAAGACTTAACCGTTGGAATAAAGGTGTTTTCAGTTTGTTGTGTGGGAGGAGTTAATATCGGAAAACAAATATCAGATTTGCGATATCAAAACAATTTTATTATAGGAACTCCCGGAAGACTTAGAGACCTAACAAATAGAAAAAAACTTTTTCTTTCTGAATTTGGGTTAATAGTCCTTGATGAAGCGGACAGAATGCTTGATATGGGTTTTATTTCTGAAGTTAGGTTTTTGATGTCCGGAATGAAAAAAGATAGGCAAACTTTGTTTTTTTCAGCCACCATCTCACCAGCAATAGAAAAACTGATAAGTGAATTTTTAAGAAATCCAATAAGAATTTCTGTAAAATCCAGTCATACTTCAAAGAATGTTGACCAAAATGTTATTAAAATTGCTTCTAGGAAAAAAATTGATGTTCTTCATGATCTTTTGGTAATAAAAGATTTTAACAAGGTTCTCATTTTTGGACGTACAAAACATGAAGTAGAAAAGCTCTCC from Candidatus Paceibacterota bacterium includes:
- a CDS encoding DEAD/DEAH box helicase, which translates into the protein MHKNKFHRGPNRSFRQSSFQNRRSQPGRFRPKSYKFGQYIDPVKFVNKADYIEAETRNSKPENLFGDFKIEDKLKNVIKNKGYLTPTPIQDKTIPHILNGNDIVGIANTGTGKTAAFLIPLINKVLLNKNEKVLIVVPTRELGIQINQELKDLTVGIKVFSVCCVGGVNIGKQISDLRYQNNFIIGTPGRLRDLTNRKKLFLSEFGLIVLDEADRMLDMGFISEVRFLMSGMKKDRQTLFFSATISPAIEKLISEFLRNPIRISVKSSHTSKNVDQNVIKIASRKKIDVLHDLLVIKDFNKVLIFGRTKHEVEKLSKVLIERGFKAESIHGNKSHSQRQRALQLFKNNVVQVLVATDVAARGLDIMDISHVINYDLPATYEDYVHRIGRTGRANKLGKALTFIE